In a single window of the Cucumis melo cultivar AY chromosome 11, USDA_Cmelo_AY_1.0, whole genome shotgun sequence genome:
- the LOC103498770 gene encoding transcription factor UNE10 isoform X1: MSQCVPNWDLSEPPPSSAATGRPPFHSSSAADDVVPLFEYEVAELTWENGQLAMHGLGLPRVTGKVQNSGGGGGGGGVGSKFTWDNKPARASGTLESLVNQGTRHGKNNISFDINTDDTAHGGANDLVPWFSDHHRQTTTASTADAMVPCDGDKSATVGGSAAKSSDIPVAARKEDEDCGVIHGKRGRVVARVVHASGEWSTCRNQISVSGNRESSQKVTLNSTRVRNFAAVDGSVGFTATTATSQGSLDNTTSDKPCVKNTTVTTTDDHDSVCHSTHQDYEHVKVEEEDEGDRKKENAKSSVSTKRSRAAAIHNQSERKRRDKINQRMKTLQKLVPNSNKTDKASMLDEVIEYLKQLQAQVQMMSRMNMPMMLPMAMQQQLSMAPLMAPMGLGMGMGGMGMPLGMDHLNMMAGRSGLTAGMSPLLHPTAFMPIPTWDGGTCTDQLQHSPTTMVADPFSTFLACQQQPMTMEAYNRIATMLQQLHQHTPTVGGSKN, from the exons aTGAGTCAGTGTGTTCCTAATTGGGACCTCTCCGAACCTCCACCTTCCTCCGCCGCCACCGGCCGTCCCCCTTTCCACTCCTCATCCGCCGCAGACGACGTCGTTCCATT GTTTGAATATGAAGTGGCGGAGCTGACATGGGAAAATGGGCAATTGGCTATGCATGGCCTGGGCCTGCCGAGGGTAACCGGCAAGGTTCAGAAcagcggcggcggcggcggcggtggcggTGTTGGTTCTAAGTTCACGTGGGATAATAAGCCGGCACGTGCGAGTGGCACGCTTGAGTCATTGGTGAACCAAGGAACTCGCCATGGTAAGAATAATATTAGTTTTGATATTAACACCGACGACACCGCCCACGGCGGTGCCAATGATTTGGTGCCGTGGTTTTCCGACCACCATAGGCAAACAACGACCGCTTCCACCGCCGACGCCATGGTTCCATGCGACGGCGACAAGTCGGCCACGGTGGGTGGTAGCGCAGCCAAGTCGAGTGATATCCCTGTGGCGGCGCGTAAGGAGGACGAGGACTGTGGAGTGATCCATGGAAAACGTGGAAGGGTAGTGGCGCGTGTGGTTCACGCGTCGGGGGAGTGGAGTACCTGCCGGAATCAGATCAGCGTGAGTGGTAACCGGGAAAGTAGTCAGAAAGTGACGTTGAACAGTACTCGCGTTAGGAATTTCGCCGCCGTTGACGGTAGCGTTGGGTTCACTGCTACCACTGCCACGTCACAAGGGTCGCTTGATAATACAACCTCCGACAAGCCGTGCGTTAAGAACACCACCGTCACCACCACCGACGACCATGATTCTGTATGCCATAGCACACATCAG GATTATGAACACGTGAAGGTGGAAGAAGAGGACGAAGGAGACAGAAAGAAAGAGAATGCCAAATCCTCAGTTTCTACTAAAAGAAGTAGGGCTGCTGCTATACATAACCAATCTGAACGT AAAAGGAGGGACAAAATTAACCAAAGGATGAAGACGTTGCAAAAGCTGGTTCCAAATTCCAATAAG ACAGACAAAGCTTCAATGTTGGATGAagtaattgaatatttgaagcaaCTGCAAGCACAAGTCCAAATGATGAGTAGAATGAACATGCCAATGATGCTACCGATGGCGATGCAACAACAACTTTCAATGGCACCGTTAATGGCACCGATGGGGTTAGGAATGGGCATGGGGGGAATGGGGATGCCTTTGGGAATGGACCATTTGAACATGATGGCTGGTCGTTCTGGCCTTACCGCCGGGATGTCTCCGCTCCTCCACCCGACAGCCTTTATGCCCATCCCGACATGGGATGGAGGCACTTGTACTGATCAACTCCAACATTCTCCGACTACCATGGTTGCAGACCCTTTCTCAACGTTTCTTGCATGTCAACAACAG CCTATGACAATGGAAGCGTACAATAGAATTGCCACAATGCTTCAGCAACTTCATCAACATACACCCACAGTGGGTGGCTCCAAGAACTAA
- the LOC103498770 gene encoding transcription factor UNE10 isoform X2 — translation MSQCVPNWDLSEPPPSSAATGRPPFHSSSAADDVVPLFEYEVAELTWENGQLAMHGLGLPRVTGKVQNSGGGGGGGGVGSKFTWDNKPARASGTLESLVNQGTRHGKNNISFDINTDDTAHGGANDLVPWFSDHHRQTTTASTADAMVPCDGDKSATVGGSAAKSSDIPVAARKEDEDCGVIHGKRGRVVARVVHASGEWSTCRNQISVSGNRESSQKVTLNSTRVRNFAAVDGSVGFTATTATSQGSLDNTTSDKPCVKNTTVTTTDDHDSVCHSTHQVEEEDEGDRKKENAKSSVSTKRSRAAAIHNQSERKRRDKINQRMKTLQKLVPNSNKTDKASMLDEVIEYLKQLQAQVQMMSRMNMPMMLPMAMQQQLSMAPLMAPMGLGMGMGGMGMPLGMDHLNMMAGRSGLTAGMSPLLHPTAFMPIPTWDGGTCTDQLQHSPTTMVADPFSTFLACQQQPMTMEAYNRIATMLQQLHQHTPTVGGSKN, via the exons aTGAGTCAGTGTGTTCCTAATTGGGACCTCTCCGAACCTCCACCTTCCTCCGCCGCCACCGGCCGTCCCCCTTTCCACTCCTCATCCGCCGCAGACGACGTCGTTCCATT GTTTGAATATGAAGTGGCGGAGCTGACATGGGAAAATGGGCAATTGGCTATGCATGGCCTGGGCCTGCCGAGGGTAACCGGCAAGGTTCAGAAcagcggcggcggcggcggcggtggcggTGTTGGTTCTAAGTTCACGTGGGATAATAAGCCGGCACGTGCGAGTGGCACGCTTGAGTCATTGGTGAACCAAGGAACTCGCCATGGTAAGAATAATATTAGTTTTGATATTAACACCGACGACACCGCCCACGGCGGTGCCAATGATTTGGTGCCGTGGTTTTCCGACCACCATAGGCAAACAACGACCGCTTCCACCGCCGACGCCATGGTTCCATGCGACGGCGACAAGTCGGCCACGGTGGGTGGTAGCGCAGCCAAGTCGAGTGATATCCCTGTGGCGGCGCGTAAGGAGGACGAGGACTGTGGAGTGATCCATGGAAAACGTGGAAGGGTAGTGGCGCGTGTGGTTCACGCGTCGGGGGAGTGGAGTACCTGCCGGAATCAGATCAGCGTGAGTGGTAACCGGGAAAGTAGTCAGAAAGTGACGTTGAACAGTACTCGCGTTAGGAATTTCGCCGCCGTTGACGGTAGCGTTGGGTTCACTGCTACCACTGCCACGTCACAAGGGTCGCTTGATAATACAACCTCCGACAAGCCGTGCGTTAAGAACACCACCGTCACCACCACCGACGACCATGATTCTGTATGCCATAGCACACATCAG GTGGAAGAAGAGGACGAAGGAGACAGAAAGAAAGAGAATGCCAAATCCTCAGTTTCTACTAAAAGAAGTAGGGCTGCTGCTATACATAACCAATCTGAACGT AAAAGGAGGGACAAAATTAACCAAAGGATGAAGACGTTGCAAAAGCTGGTTCCAAATTCCAATAAG ACAGACAAAGCTTCAATGTTGGATGAagtaattgaatatttgaagcaaCTGCAAGCACAAGTCCAAATGATGAGTAGAATGAACATGCCAATGATGCTACCGATGGCGATGCAACAACAACTTTCAATGGCACCGTTAATGGCACCGATGGGGTTAGGAATGGGCATGGGGGGAATGGGGATGCCTTTGGGAATGGACCATTTGAACATGATGGCTGGTCGTTCTGGCCTTACCGCCGGGATGTCTCCGCTCCTCCACCCGACAGCCTTTATGCCCATCCCGACATGGGATGGAGGCACTTGTACTGATCAACTCCAACATTCTCCGACTACCATGGTTGCAGACCCTTTCTCAACGTTTCTTGCATGTCAACAACAG CCTATGACAATGGAAGCGTACAATAGAATTGCCACAATGCTTCAGCAACTTCATCAACATACACCCACAGTGGGTGGCTCCAAGAACTAA
- the LOC103498771 gene encoding cyclin-U2-1: MANSSSNIIIPISPRKLRSDLYSYSYSEDYSKIPLVISVVASLIERNMARNHRIARNYMSSKGAVVFDCRDEAPDMSIQRYLERIFRYTKAAPSVYVVAYVYIDRFCQQNPSFRITLRNVHRLLITTVMVASKYVEDMNYRNSYYARVGGLTTKEMNQLEMDFLFLMKFKCHVNLSVFESYCCHLEREVSIGGGYHIERTLRCAEELKSKQNQQTTYINQIARIML, from the exons atggCAAACTCGTCGTCCAATATTATTATTCCAATTTCCCCAAGAAAGCTTCGATCTGATTTGTACTCTTACTCTTACAGTGAGGATTATTCCAAAATCCCATTAGTTATCAGTGTTGTTGCTTCTTTGATCGAGAGAAATATGGCCAGAAACCATCGTATTGCCAGAAACTACATGTCGTCCAAGGGTGCTGTTGTTTTCGATTGCCGTGACGAGGCCCCCGACATGTCCATTCAGCGTTATTTGGAGAGGATATTTCGTTACACCAAAGCTGCTCCTTCTGTTTACGTTGTTGCTTATGTTTATATTGATCGGTTTTGCCAACAAAACCCTTCCTTTCGGATTACTCTTAGAAATGTTCATCGTCTTCTCATCACTACCGTCATGGTTGCTTCTAAATATGTCGAGGACAT GAACTACAGAAACTCGTACTACGCACGAGTGGGAGGATTGACAACAAAGGAGATGAACCAACTAGAGATGGATTTTTTGTTTCTAATGAAATTCAAATGCCATGTAAATCTAAGTGTTTTTGAGAGCTATTGTTGTCATTTAGAGAGAGAAGTTAGCATCGGCGGAGGATACCATATAGAAAGAACATTAAGATGTGCTGAAGAGTTGAAATCTAAACAAAACCAACAAACAACATATATTAATCAAATCGCTCGTATTATGTTGTAG
- the LOC103499066 gene encoding cell number regulator 6 — MAEGSAQSRYVRLTKDQGPLEDITPGELNQPIQVPQLIVHRCEECGQPLPESYQPPADEDWTTGICGCLQDPKTCWRGMFCPCVLFGENVETLREEIPWQNACVCHAMCVEGGMAVAAATALFHGIDPQTSFLISETLMFAWWMCGIYTGLFRQSLQKKYHLKNSPCDPCLVHCCMHWCALCQENREMRNHLSDNLTMQMTVIDPPALQAMNTNDDNEPPPSSSIVPSRELAITPI, encoded by the exons ATGGCAGAGGGAAGTGCACAATCAAGATATGTGAGATTGACAAAGGATCAAGGGCCATTGGAGGACATAACCCCTGGAGAGCTTAATCAACCTATTCAAGTTCCacag TTAATTGTTCATAGATGTGAGGAATGTGGGCAGCCGCTACCAGAAAGCTATCAGCCACCAGCCGATGAAGATTGGACTACTGGCATTTGTGGTTGTTTACAAGATCCTAAGACGT GTTGGAGAGGGATGTTCTGTCCATGTGTGTTATTTGGTGAAAATGTAGAGACATTGAGAGAAGAAATTCCATGGCAAAATGCATGTGTTTGTCATGCAATGTGTGTAGAAGGAGGAATGGCTGTGGCAGCTGCAACAGCACTTTTCCATGGCATTGATCCCCAAACTTCATTTCTGATTTCTGAAACCCTGATGTTTGCTTGGTGGATGTGTGGCATTTATACTGGCTTGTTTCGCCAATCATTGCAAAAGAAATATCATCTCAAG AACTCTCCATGTGACCCATGTTTGGTGCATTGTTGCATGCACTGGTGTGCTCTTTGTCAAGAAAATAGAGAGATGAGGAACCATCTTTCTGATAACCTTACAATGCAAATGACTGTTATCGATCCTCCTGCCCTTCAAGCGATGAATACCAACGATGATAACGAACCTCCACCTTCTTCTTCGATCGTGCCGTCTCGAGAACTCGCCATCACGCCGATTTAG
- the LOC103498772 gene encoding uncharacterized protein LOC103498772, with translation MAFKSSSEVLSTSHSTGNTSNSLRHGREIEALPTPFPNFDLGPVPSPLEVEAAVAALQSLLQEWFSLESMSKWLQPLMNSSSSSILHSRGYQLLCKGFQWILTDPTFKGLVISLCLDKDVWNAIRNHGIVEKLQELPSSGGNGNTGSSKQGPDFGNVILSWILQISLTKIRELIENFVSLLNNAFCFPGKEKLKPEKKDEIDEKIQSSLVLSLVVMLIVVVARVQIA, from the exons atggcCTTCAAATCATCCTCTGAAGTTTTATCCACCAGTCATTCCACTGGTAATACTTCCAACAGCTTACGCCATGGAAGAGAAATTGAAGCGCTACCGACCCCTTTTCCCAACTTTGATTTGGGACCCGTTCCATCGCCTCTAGAAGTTGAAGCTGCAGTTGCTGCTCTTCAGAG TTTGTTGCAGGAGTGGTTTTCACTTGAATCGATGTCAAAATGGCTTCAGCCGCTGATGAACTCCAGTTCTTCAAGCATTTTGCATTCTCGTGGTTATCAATTACTTTGTAAAGGTTTTCAATGGATACTAACAGATCCTACTTTCAAG GGACTGGTAATTTCACTGTGTTTGGACAAAGATGTTTGGAATGCTATTAGAAACCATGGGATTGTAGAGAAGCTCCAGGAGTTACCTTCTTCAG GTGGAAATGGAAACACTGGGAGCTCAAAACAGGGACCTGACTTTGGTAATGTCATTCTAAGCTGGATTTTGCAAATATCACTCACAAAAATCAGGGAGCTAATAGAAAACTTTGTCTCCCTGTTGAACAATGCATTTTGTTTTCCTGGGAAAGAGAAGCTGAAGCCAGAGAAAAAAGATGAGATAGATGAAAAAATCCAATCATCATTGGTTCTGTCCTTGGTCGTCATGTTGATTGTGGTCGTTGCTCGAGTTCAGATTGCATAA
- the LOC103498773 gene encoding nuclear pore complex protein NUP62 gives MSGFGFGSSTSQSSSSSPFSSTTGFSFGSTTFSFGSSASPLSLSSSSSSSNPTSSSSPFPNPTSNPPSSSSSFGFGSSSFSSSTSSPFSFSLASASTGASSSSVPSSSAPSASSLFGVSSSSTGFNSFGFGASSSSANSSAPLFGAASSSGTSSASLFGAGSSPAPSFGAAPSSGSSVAPSFGALSSSAGTSSAPLFGAAPSAGASSAPSLFGGASSATTSSAPLFGTAASAASSGSALFGASAPASGSGASLFGTSAPSSGSTGSGLFGSSPFGASSSGTSSSVSTSNLFASSLSSSPFQSSLSSSSSQNLTSSSPFAASPSGFSFPTSTLSKTTSITNVPSSSSSSSLTLASTSSSSFSFGTPASSSSQSSFGFSINNAASTGGSSAPSTTATKPTSLSLSNSVAPLFSTVTTTSASTPAASSTTQPSFSVPAFSSSSSAATTLSIAASSAPSAASSGTVSSFTGFGVTSSASSSSAIGSLSLPTKTSTAASSSQAPASFGFPSLASASTAATTTSGFSASSQSQTSSALVVASSSSGTTSTVSATVSSTPKLPSEITGKTVEEIIKEWNAELQERTGKFRKQANAIAEWDRRIMQNRDILLRLEIEVAKVVETQAELEKKLELIETHQQEVDKALLSVEDDAERIYKDERGLLLDDEAASTRDAMYEQAEYIERELEQMTEQIKSIIQTLNANQGGELDVIDGMTPLDAVVRILNNQLSSLMWIDEKAEEFSSRIQKLAATEGPAADRELLGQKFWMS, from the exons ATGTCGGGTTTCGGCTTTGGATCTTCCACCtctcaatcttcttcttcttctccattttCCTCAACCACTGGTTTCTCCTTCGGATCCACCACCTTTTCCTTCGGATCATCCGCTTCCCCTTTATCTCTATcatcttcctcctcctcctcaaACCCTACTTCCTCGTCCTCCCCGTTTCCCAATCCAACCTCCAATccgccttcttcttcttcttcctttggcTTTGGCTCTTCCTCTTTCTCCTCCTCTACTTCCTCTCCCTTCTCTTTCTCCCTCGCCTCCGCTTCCACCGGAGCATCTTCCTCTAGCGTTCCTTCTTCCTCAGCACCTTCAGCTTCGTCCTTATTTGGGGTTTCTTCATCCTCAACGGGATTCAATTCTTTCGGATTCGGGGCTTCATCTTCATCAGCAAACTCCTCCGCTCCCTTGTTTGGGGCTGCTTCCTCCTCCGGGACCTCATCTGCCTCCTTGTTTGGGGCTGGGAGCTCACCTGCGCCGTCGTTTGGGGCTGCTCCATCCTCTGGGAGCTCAGTTGCGCCTTCCTTTGGGGCTCTTTCCTCCTCTGCTGGGACCTCATCTGCGCCCTTGTTTGGGGCTGCTCCATCTGCAGGGGCATCATCGGCTCCGTCCTTGTTTGGAGGGGCGTCTTCTGCAACTACTTCCAGTGCACCATTGTTCGGCACAGCTGCATCCGCTGCAAGTTCGGGATCGGCGTTGTTTGGTGCCTCTGCTCCCGCTTCAGGTTCTGGTGCCTCTCTGTTTGGGACATCGGCTCCATCTTCAGGAAGTACAGGTTCAGGTTTGTTTGGGTCTAGTCCCTTTGGTGCATCTTCTTCAGGCACTTCGTCATCGGTTTCCACTTCGAACTTGTTTGCGTCATCTTTATCCAGCTCTCCATTCCAGAGCTCCCTTTCTTCGAGTTCTTCCCAAAATTTGACTTCGTCTTCACCGTTTGCGGCTTCTCCTTCTGGGTTTTCATTCCCGACGAGTACTTTGTCTAAAACTACTAGCATTACCAATgtaccttcttcttcttcttcttcttctcttacACTAGCCTCTACTAGTTCCTCGAGCTTCTCATTCGGAACACCTGCTTCGTCGTCATCTCAATCTTCTTTCGGATTTAGTATTAACAATGCAGCATCGACGGGAGGGTCTTCTGCTCCGAGCACTACAGCTACGAAGCCTACTTCTTTATCGTTATCAAATTCTGTGGCACCTTTGTTCTCTACGGTTACTACCACCAGTGCCTCGACTCCAGCTGCCAGTAGCACAACTCAGCCATCCTTCTCCGTGCCAGCTTTTAGTTCGAGTTCTTCAGCTGCTACTACCTTGTCCATAGCGGCATCTTCCGCTCCCTCGGCTGCTTCATCGGGTACTGTGAGTTCATTTACTGGTTTTGGTGTCACAAGCTCGGCTTCTTCATCAAGTGCAATTGGTTCCTTATCGTTGCCGACCAAAACATCAACTGCTGCTTCATCATCTCAAGCGCCAGCCTCTTTCG GCTTCCCTTCTCTGGCATCCGCTTCTACTGCTGCTACCACCACATCCGGTTTCAGTGCTTCAAGTCAGAGTCAGACTTCATCAGCTCTTGTTGTAGCAAGCAGTAGTAG TGGTACAACTTCAACTGTTAGTGCAACAGTGTCTTCTACACCAAAACTACCATCTGAGATAACAGGGAAGACTGTTGAAGAG ATCATAAAGGAATGGAATGCAGAGCTCCAAGAGCGTACCGGAAAGTTTCGAAAGCAGGCCAATGCTATTGCTGAGTGGGATAGGAGGATAATGCAAAATCGTGATATTCTTCTTAGACTTGAG ATTGAAGTTGCAAAGGTGGTTGAGACCCAAGCTGAGTTGGAGAAGAAATTGGAGTTGATCGAAACTCACCAACAAGAG GTTGATAAGGCATTGCTAAGCGTGGAAGATGATGCTGAGCGCATTTACAAGGATGAACGTGGTTTACTTCTTGACGATGAGGCTGCATCTACAAGGGATGCAAT GTACGAGCAAGCTGAATATATAGAGCGGGAATTAGAGCAGATGACAGAACAGATCAAATCAATTATCCAGACCCTAAATGCGAACCAG gGAGGTGAACTTGATGTGATTGATGGGATGACACCGCTAGATGCTGTTGTTCGAATTTTAAACAATCAATTAAGTTCATTAATGTGGATCGATGAAAAG GCCGAAGAGTTTTCTTCACGTATTCAGAAGCTTGCTGCTACCGAGGGTCCGGCTGCCGATCGTGAACTGCTGGGTCAGAAGTTCTGGATGTCCTAA
- the LOC103498774 gene encoding protein GET4, whose product MSSHPLQKTMSRARSRRIVLPPVQEHIIKIEDVIDTGDYYGAQQMYKSVSARYVAAERYSEALDILQSGACTQLKLEQITCGSELAVLFVETLVKGKVPYDDNTLDRVRKIYKNFPQIPLPQHLGEDDDMQQLSEALGAAKTRVEGCSSFLKAALKWSMEFGSQRSGSPEIHIMLATYIYSESPEVDMTRVSYHFVRGDNPKKFASTLVNFMGKCYPGEDDMAIARAVLMYLSLGNLRDANVLFDELKKEEEREELELPDSDLIEFIVYLLLTLQRDALPLFNMLRVNYKSSLEREPALNELLDEIAEKFYGVRRRNPLQGIFGDFLKMMG is encoded by the exons ATGAGTTCGCATCCATTGCAGAAGACCATGTCCCGCGCGAGATCTAGGCGAATTGTACTGCCTCCCGTTCAAGAG CATATTATTAAAATAGAAGACGTTATCGATACTGGTGACTACTATGGGGCTCAACAGATGTACAAATCTGTCAGTGCAAG ATACGTGGCTGCAGAAAGGTACTCAGAAGCCTTGGATATTCTTCAGTCGGGGGCTTGTACCCAGTTGAAACTTGAGCAG ATTACTTGTGGATCAGAGCTTGCTGTGTTATTTGTCGAGACACTCGTTAAAGGCAAAGTTCCTTATGATGATAATACTCTTG ATCGTGTCAGGAAAATTTACAAGAATTTCCCTCAGATTCCATTACCTCAACATTTGGGGGAAGATGATGATATGCAACAACTTTCTGAAGCACTTGGTGCTGCAAAAACACGGGTAGAAGGATGTTCCTCTTTTTTGAAAGCAGCTTTAAA GTGGTCTATGGAGTTTGGATCGCAAAGGAGTGGATCTCCGGAAATTCATATCATGCTTGCGACATATATATATTCCGAGTCACCAGAAGTG GACATGACCAGAGTATCATATCACTTTGTCCGAGGAGATAACCCCAAGAAATTTGCTTCTACATTAGTGAATTTTATGGGCAAG TGTTATCCAGGAGAAGATGACATGGCTATTGCACGGGCAGTTTTAAT GTATTTGTCTCTTGGTAATCTAAGGGATGCTAATGTCCTATTTGATGAGttaaagaaggaagaagaacgTGAAGAACTCGAGCTTCCTGATTCAGACCTGATTGAGTTTATCGTCTATCTTTTGCTAAC GTTGCAAAGAGACGCGTTGCCTCTTTTCAATATGCTAAGGGTGAATTACAAGTCAAGTTTAGAGAGAGAACCTGCCCTGAATGAG CTTCTCGATGAAATTGCAGAGAAGTTTTATGGAGTACGGCGCAGAAATCCTTTGCAAGGGATCTTTGGAGATTTCTTAAAG ATGATGGGCTGA